One window of Bacteroides sp. AN502(2024) genomic DNA carries:
- a CDS encoding two-component regulator propeller domain-containing protein, producing MKLTKVLICLLGFWTGTLFASPYFSFKKYQVEDGLSHNTVWCALQDSYGFVWLGTSDGLNRYDGRGNKVYRNVLNEKFSLENNFVEALIEVDHNIWVGTNSGLYIYDRDTDCFSYFDKTTQYGVCISSEIKKIIKTENGLIWIATLGQGFFIYDPKTEALTQNSIQTSFVWDLCQSVNQKRVYISSLQEGLLCFDENGKFLRTYEISLETDASDSYRVNCILNVDGEIWIGAGNNLLSRLDERTGAIDNYSGSVFNFGAVHCLLKYTDKELLVGTDNGLYLFNQDTNTFRRADNPADPRSLSDQTINGMMWDVEGALWVLTNLGGINYMSKQTKRFDYYSPAYLAGVLGAGEVVAPFCENKDGNIWIGTQSGLYFFNATTRELSPYAIGGDKNQKYDIRSLMLDGDYLWVGTYAGGIRVVNLRTGAVKSYTHSRGIPNTICSNDVLCIYKGRKGDIYVGTGWGLCRYNPVEDNFMTITSIGSMVSVVDIYEDMYNHLWIATSNSGVFSCNTMNAHWRHYRHEREDSTTITSNSVITLFEDAKGTMWFGTNGGGLCSFDAKEKRFIEFDPHNTLLPNKVIYAIEQDQGGDFWISSNAGIFKINPVTKEHSRQFTINDGLQGNQFIARSSLKSSEGKIYFGGINGFNVFQPEQFVDNEYIPPVYVTDIRLPYQTEVQEVKKLLQLDKPLYLADKVTLSYENNSFSIRFVALSFEDPGKNRYSYILRGVDKEWIMNTDNNIASYTNLPPGEYLFEVRGSNNDCQWNENTTTLKVVITPPWWRSTFAYVVYVLLLLGWIVWMAWRWNLRVKRKYKRRMEKYQIAKEQEVYKSKISFFINLVHEIRTPLSLICLPLEKLLEKEREGKDVKYLSVIDKNVNYLLSITNELLDFQKMESGTLHLNLKNSDIKELVNDVYNQFTSPAELKGIDLQLILPEQELTSAVDREKLSKILVNLMGNAIKYAHARIDLKLLLTDGGYEIRVNDDGPGIPDGQKLKIFEPFYQLPDDKTATAVGTGIGLAYAKTLAEAHQGELYLKDNVGGGSSFILSLPMTEWETGKTADIVNIHSEHTNVSDSVSSEYSGKKFTVLLVEDNVDLLNLIRESLTEWFRVLRASNGREALEVLAQENVDVIVSDVMMPEMDGLELCCKVKSEISYSHIPVILLTAKTTLEAKVEGLACGADVYIEKPFSVKQLRMQIENLLKLRQSFHKLMVSLAGDTVTVSTTDFAMSQKDCEFVTKIQGVIAGQLADENFSIDTLAEQMNMSRSNFYRKIKALSGMSPNDYLKTLRMNKAAELIMSGIRIAEVAAQVGFTSSSYFAKCFKAQYGVLPKEYAGQPPVSDEA from the coding sequence ATGAAGTTAACTAAAGTACTAATATGTTTGCTTGGATTTTGGACAGGAACATTATTCGCGTCTCCTTATTTTTCATTCAAGAAATATCAGGTAGAGGATGGATTATCTCATAATACTGTATGGTGTGCTCTTCAAGATAGTTATGGCTTTGTCTGGTTGGGTACCAGTGATGGATTGAACCGTTATGACGGGCGGGGAAATAAAGTGTACCGGAATGTTCTCAACGAAAAGTTCTCATTAGAAAACAATTTTGTGGAAGCCTTGATAGAGGTGGACCATAATATCTGGGTTGGAACAAATTCCGGGCTTTATATTTATGATCGTGACACCGATTGTTTTTCTTATTTCGATAAAACTACGCAGTACGGTGTGTGTATCAGTAGTGAGATTAAAAAGATTATAAAGACGGAAAACGGTCTTATTTGGATTGCCACTTTGGGACAGGGATTTTTTATTTATGATCCGAAAACTGAGGCCTTAACTCAAAATAGTATTCAAACTTCTTTTGTTTGGGATCTCTGTCAGAGTGTCAATCAAAAGAGGGTATATATTTCTTCTTTACAAGAAGGATTGTTGTGCTTTGATGAGAATGGGAAGTTTCTCCGGACATACGAAATTTCATTGGAAACAGATGCCTCTGATAGTTATAGAGTGAACTGTATCCTGAATGTCGATGGAGAAATCTGGATTGGTGCAGGAAACAATTTACTGAGTCGTTTGGATGAACGGACCGGAGCTATAGACAACTATAGTGGTTCGGTGTTTAATTTCGGAGCAGTCCATTGTTTGTTGAAGTATACGGATAAAGAGTTGTTGGTCGGGACTGATAATGGGCTTTATCTGTTCAATCAGGATACGAACACATTCCGACGGGCGGATAATCCGGCGGATCCGAGAAGCTTGAGTGATCAAACGATCAATGGAATGATGTGGGATGTTGAAGGAGCTCTTTGGGTGTTGACCAACCTAGGGGGAATCAACTATATGTCGAAGCAAACTAAACGTTTTGATTATTATTCGCCAGCTTACCTGGCTGGGGTATTGGGAGCTGGGGAAGTGGTTGCTCCTTTCTGTGAGAATAAAGATGGGAATATTTGGATTGGAACTCAAAGTGGTTTGTATTTTTTCAATGCCACTACCCGGGAGCTTTCTCCTTATGCTATTGGAGGAGATAAAAATCAAAAGTATGATATTCGTTCTTTAATGTTGGATGGTGACTATTTATGGGTCGGTACTTATGCTGGAGGAATACGGGTTGTCAATTTGCGTACAGGAGCAGTAAAGTCCTATACTCACTCGCGTGGAATCCCCAATACCATTTGTAGTAACGATGTGTTGTGTATCTATAAAGGACGGAAAGGAGATATCTATGTAGGTACAGGTTGGGGGTTGTGCCGTTATAATCCTGTGGAAGATAACTTTATGACCATCACAAGTATCGGTTCAATGGTTTCTGTTGTCGATATATATGAGGATATGTACAATCATCTCTGGATCGCAACTTCCAATAGTGGTGTGTTTTCTTGTAATACAATGAATGCTCACTGGAGACATTATCGGCATGAGCGAGAAGATTCGACTACTATTACCAGTAATTCGGTCATCACTTTGTTTGAAGATGCGAAAGGAACCATGTGGTTTGGTACCAATGGGGGAGGGTTATGTTCTTTTGATGCTAAAGAGAAAAGATTCATTGAGTTTGATCCGCATAATACTTTATTACCCAACAAGGTTATTTATGCTATTGAGCAAGATCAGGGAGGTGATTTCTGGATATCCAGTAATGCCGGAATTTTTAAGATTAATCCTGTCACTAAAGAACATTCTCGTCAATTTACAATTAATGATGGCTTGCAAGGAAATCAGTTTATAGCCCGTTCTTCATTGAAATCATCTGAAGGGAAAATTTATTTTGGTGGCATAAATGGCTTTAATGTATTTCAGCCGGAACAGTTTGTTGATAATGAATACATTCCTCCGGTTTATGTGACTGATATCCGGTTGCCTTATCAAACAGAAGTTCAGGAGGTGAAGAAACTGCTTCAATTGGATAAACCGCTTTATCTGGCTGATAAGGTGACTTTATCTTATGAAAACAATAGTTTCTCCATCCGTTTTGTCGCTCTTAGCTTTGAAGATCCGGGGAAGAATCGGTATTCTTATATACTTCGGGGAGTAGACAAGGAGTGGATTATGAATACCGATAACAATATAGCCTCTTACACCAATTTACCTCCCGGTGAGTATCTGTTTGAAGTCAGAGGCTCTAATAATGATTGCCAGTGGAATGAGAATACTACCACTTTAAAGGTGGTGATTACTCCTCCCTGGTGGCGTAGTACTTTTGCTTATGTGGTTTATGTTCTTTTGCTATTGGGATGGATCGTCTGGATGGCTTGGAGATGGAACCTTCGTGTTAAACGCAAATATAAACGACGAATGGAAAAATATCAGATTGCTAAAGAACAAGAGGTTTATAAATCAAAGATCAGTTTTTTCATCAATCTTGTACATGAGATACGTACTCCGCTTAGTTTGATATGCCTTCCTTTGGAAAAACTGCTGGAGAAGGAACGCGAAGGAAAGGATGTCAAGTATCTATCTGTGATAGATAAGAATGTAAACTATTTGTTGAGTATAACTAATGAGTTGCTTGATTTCCAGAAAATGGAGAGCGGTACCTTGCACCTGAATCTGAAGAATAGTGATATTAAAGAATTGGTTAACGACGTTTATAATCAGTTTACGAGTCCTGCTGAACTAAAAGGTATTGATTTACAGCTTATTCTACCTGAACAAGAACTGACATCAGCAGTGGATCGGGAAAAATTAAGTAAGATTTTGGTCAACTTGATGGGAAATGCCATTAAATATGCCCATGCGCGTATCGACTTGAAATTGTTGCTTACTGATGGGGGGTATGAGATACGAGTGAATGATGATGGTCCCGGGATACCGGACGGGCAAAAACTGAAGATATTTGAACCTTTTTATCAATTGCCTGACGATAAAACAGCTACAGCAGTAGGTACAGGGATCGGATTGGCATATGCGAAAACCTTGGCAGAGGCCCATCAGGGAGAGTTGTATCTGAAAGATAATGTTGGGGGTGGTTCTTCTTTTATATTGTCTCTTCCGATGACAGAATGGGAAACGGGAAAGACTGCTGATATTGTAAATATACATTCGGAGCATACGAATGTTTCTGATAGCGTTTCTTCGGAGTATTCGGGAAAGAAGTTTACGGTTCTGTTGGTTGAGGATAATGTTGATTTGTTGAATTTGATTCGTGAGTCATTGACAGAATGGTTCCGTGTGTTGAGGGCTTCTAATGGTCGTGAAGCACTTGAAGTGCTTGCGCAGGAAAATGTGGATGTAATAGTGAGTGACGTTATGATGCCGGAGATGGATGGTCTGGAACTTTGCTGCAAGGTGAAATCTGAAATATCTTATTCACATATTCCGGTCATTTTATTAACGGCGAAGACCACTTTAGAGGCTAAAGTTGAAGGGCTTGCATGTGGGGCGGATGTATATATTGAGAAACCTTTCTCTGTCAAGCAGCTTCGTATGCAGATTGAGAACCTGTTGAAGTTGAGGCAGTCTTTCCATAAATTAATGGTGAGCTTGGCTGGGGATACGGTTACTGTTTCTACAACAGACTTTGCAATGTCTCAGAAAGATTGTGAGTTTGTAACAAAGATACAAGGGGTGATCGCAGGACAATTGGCAGATGAGAATTTTTCTATAGATACTCTTGCTGAACAAATGAACATGAGCCGTTCCAATTTCTATCGGAAGATAAAAGCTTTGTCCGGAATGTCGCCCAATGATTATTTGAAGACACTTCGTATGAATAAGGCGGCCGAATTGATAATGAGTGGTATTCGCATTGCAGAGGTTGCTGCACAGGTTGGGTTTACTTCTTCTTCTTATTTTGCGAAGTGCTTTAAAGCCCAATATGGGGTACTTCCTAAAGAATATGCAGGTCAGCCTCCGGTTTCGGATGAGGCATGA
- a CDS encoding DUF4292 domain-containing protein: MKRIVYLLLLVVVLAGCKGSKHLATSETKTSTKAPTSSYLASKLQLTIPGKKGSMSVGGTMKMKTHERVQVSLLMPILRMEVARIEVTPDEILLVDRMNKRFVRATKTDLKNVFSKNVEFSRLEKILIDASLPGGKTELTGKDIGIPSLEKAKVQLYEFSTQEFSMNPTELTSKYNQVPLEELVKMLVALL; the protein is encoded by the coding sequence ATGAAAAGAATAGTTTATCTATTACTGTTGGTAGTAGTGCTGGCAGGCTGTAAGGGTTCGAAGCATTTAGCTACCTCGGAAACTAAGACTTCGACAAAGGCTCCGACATCCAGTTATCTGGCTTCCAAGCTTCAGTTAACCATTCCCGGCAAGAAGGGAAGTATGTCTGTAGGGGGGACCATGAAGATGAAAACTCATGAACGGGTACAAGTCTCCTTATTGATGCCTATTCTGCGTATGGAAGTGGCACGTATAGAAGTTACTCCCGATGAAATTTTATTGGTAGACAGGATGAATAAACGTTTTGTTCGTGCCACTAAAACTGATTTAAAGAATGTGTTCTCAAAGAATGTGGAATTCTCCCGTCTGGAAAAGATTTTGATAGATGCTTCTCTTCCCGGTGGAAAGACAGAGCTGACAGGAAAAGATATAGGAATTCCTTCATTGGAAAAGGCTAAAGTTCAACTTTATGAGTTTTCTACACAAGAGTTTTCAATGAATCCAACGGAACTGACGTCTAAGTATAACCAAGTTCCTTTGGAAGAATTAGTAAAAATGCTGGTAGCTTTATTATGA
- a CDS encoding murein hydrolase activator EnvC: MMKRFFVILISCLWLAVPLFAQSNKLIRELESKRGVLQKQIAESESILKNTKKNVGSQLNNLAMLTGQIEERKRYIIAINNDVEAILRELTLLERQLRGLEKDLKDKKKKYEASVQYLYKNKSIEEKLMFIFSAKNLEQTYRRMRYVREYATYQRLQGEEILKKQEQIRKKKAELQQVKAAKENLLKERENEKVKLEEQEKEKRMLVANLQKKQKGLQYEIDKKRKEANQLNARIDKLIAEEIERARKRAQEEARREATARKKEESKEGKTPATETAAKSKPLEVYTMSKADRELSGNFVANRGKLPMPISGAYIITSHYGQYAVEGLRNVKLDNKGMDIQGKPGAQARAIFDGKVAAVFQLNGLFNVLIRHGNYISVYCNLSSASVKAGDAVKTKQSIGQVFSDGTDNGRTVLHFQLRREKEKLNPEPWLNR; the protein is encoded by the coding sequence ATGATGAAACGTTTCTTTGTTATTCTAATCAGTTGCCTTTGGTTGGCAGTTCCTCTTTTCGCTCAATCGAATAAGTTGATTCGTGAGTTGGAAAGTAAACGCGGTGTGCTACAAAAACAGATTGCCGAATCGGAATCTATATTGAAGAATACAAAGAAAAATGTGGGAAGTCAGTTGAATAATCTAGCTATGTTGACTGGACAGATTGAAGAACGGAAGCGCTATATTATAGCTATCAACAATGATGTGGAGGCTATCCTGCGTGAATTAACTTTATTGGAGCGGCAGTTGAGAGGGCTGGAGAAGGATTTGAAAGATAAAAAGAAGAAATATGAAGCTTCTGTCCAGTATTTGTATAAGAATAAGTCGATAGAGGAGAAGCTAATGTTTATTTTTTCGGCAAAGAATCTCGAACAGACTTATCGGCGTATGCGATACGTTCGTGAATATGCCACTTATCAACGTCTGCAAGGAGAAGAAATCCTGAAGAAACAAGAACAGATACGCAAGAAGAAAGCTGAACTTCAACAGGTGAAAGCTGCCAAAGAGAACCTGTTAAAAGAACGTGAAAACGAAAAGGTGAAGTTGGAAGAGCAGGAAAAAGAGAAACGTATGTTAGTGGCTAATTTGCAAAAGAAACAGAAAGGGTTGCAGTATGAGATTGATAAAAAACGCAAGGAAGCTAATCAACTGAATGCTCGTATCGATAAATTAATTGCGGAAGAAATAGAACGTGCCCGTAAGCGTGCACAGGAAGAAGCCCGTCGTGAAGCCACTGCTCGTAAGAAAGAGGAAAGTAAGGAGGGAAAAACTCCTGCAACGGAAACGGCTGCTAAATCGAAACCTCTTGAAGTTTATACCATGAGTAAGGCGGATCGGGAATTATCGGGTAACTTTGTTGCGAATCGTGGAAAATTGCCAATGCCTATATCTGGTGCTTATATTATCACTAGCCATTACGGACAATATGCCGTAGAGGGTTTGCGTAACGTGAAACTGGATAACAAGGGTATGGATATTCAGGGAAAACCGGGTGCACAGGCGCGTGCCATTTTTGATGGAAAAGTGGCGGCTGTATTCCAATTGAACGGATTATTTAATGTTCTCATTCGTCATGGTAATTATATTTCAGTTTATTGCAATCTTTCTTCTGCCTCCGTTAAGGCTGGTGATGCGGTGAAGACGAAACAATCCATTGGCCAGGTCTTTTCCGACGGTACGGATAATGGGCGGACGGTATTGCATTTCCAGTTGCGTAGGGAGAAAGAAAAGTTGAATCCTGAACCTTGGCTGAACCGATAG
- a CDS encoding tetratricopeptide repeat protein has protein sequence MRIKIGWLLVTILMLTSCGGIRSVRTEKTVAKASGASVVKEFLIPAEKQRKYDYFFLEAMRMKEKKEYDAAFCLLQHCLDINPSASSALYEISQYYMFLRQVPQGQVALEQAVAFEPDNYWYSQGLVSLYQQQNELDKAAALLEKMVARFPSKQDPLLTLLDIYGRQEKYNDVISTLNRLEKRLGKNEQLSMEKFRIYLQMKDDKKAFQEIESLVQEYPMDMRYQVILGDVYLQNGKKQEAYDAYQKVLAVEPDNPMALFSMASYYEQTGQKELYQQQLDTLLLNKKVTPDIKINVMRQVIVENEQSAAKDSTQVIALFDRMMKQDVDDPQIPMLYSQYLLSKNMEKEAVPVLEQVVDLDPANKAARLMLVSAAVKQEDYKQIIKVCEPGIEATPDALELYYYLAIAYHQAEQIDSVLSVCNRALEHITADTKKEVISDFYSIMGDIYHTKKQMAEAYAAYDSALVYNPSNVGVLNNYAYYLSVERRDLDKAEEMSYKTVKAEPNNSTYLDTYAWILFEKGNYAEARIYIDNAMKNDGEKSDVVVEHCGDIYFMTGDVEGALKYWEKAQEMGSESKLLKQKIEKKKYIAE, from the coding sequence ATGAGAATAAAAATAGGATGGTTGTTGGTGACGATATTGATGCTCACTTCGTGTGGAGGCATCCGTTCTGTGCGTACAGAAAAAACTGTAGCGAAAGCAAGTGGAGCTTCTGTGGTGAAGGAGTTTTTGATTCCTGCTGAGAAACAGCGTAAGTATGACTACTTCTTTTTGGAAGCCATGCGGATGAAAGAAAAGAAAGAGTATGATGCGGCATTTTGCTTGTTACAGCATTGTTTGGATATCAATCCTTCTGCCTCTTCTGCGCTTTATGAAATATCCCAATATTATATGTTCCTTCGCCAAGTACCGCAAGGTCAGGTTGCTCTGGAACAGGCTGTAGCTTTTGAGCCTGATAACTATTGGTATAGTCAGGGATTGGTTAGTCTGTATCAGCAACAAAATGAATTGGATAAGGCTGCGGCTTTGCTTGAGAAGATGGTAGCCCGTTTCCCGTCAAAGCAGGACCCTTTGCTCACTCTTCTTGATATTTACGGTCGTCAGGAGAAATATAATGATGTTATTTCGACATTGAACCGTTTAGAGAAACGATTGGGTAAGAATGAACAGTTGTCTATGGAGAAATTCCGTATCTATCTTCAGATGAAAGATGATAAGAAGGCATTTCAGGAAATAGAAAGTCTGGTACAGGAATATCCGATGGATATGCGTTATCAGGTGATACTAGGGGATGTATACCTTCAAAACGGGAAAAAGCAGGAAGCTTATGATGCATACCAGAAGGTGCTGGCTGTAGAGCCTGACAATCCGATGGCTCTCTTCTCTATGGCTTCTTATTATGAACAGACCGGGCAGAAAGAGTTGTATCAACAGCAACTGGATACCTTATTGCTGAATAAAAAGGTGACTCCGGATATTAAAATCAATGTCATGAGACAGGTGATTGTGGAAAATGAACAGTCGGCCGCTAAAGATAGCACTCAAGTAATTGCTCTGTTTGACCGGATGATGAAGCAGGATGTAGATGACCCGCAGATACCGATGCTTTATTCTCAATACCTGTTGTCGAAGAATATGGAAAAGGAAGCTGTCCCAGTTTTGGAGCAGGTGGTAGATTTGGATCCTGCCAATAAGGCGGCTCGTCTGATGCTGGTTAGTGCGGCGGTGAAGCAGGAAGACTACAAGCAAATTATCAAAGTTTGCGAACCGGGTATTGAAGCCACGCCCGATGCATTGGAACTTTATTATTATTTGGCCATTGCTTATCATCAGGCAGAACAAATAGATAGTGTATTGAGTGTCTGCAATAGAGCATTGGAACATATAACCGCTGATACCAAAAAAGAAGTCATTTCAGATTTCTATTCCATTATGGGGGATATTTATCATACCAAGAAGCAGATGGCAGAGGCCTATGCTGCTTATGATTCAGCTTTGGTATACAATCCTTCCAATGTTGGAGTATTGAATAACTATGCTTATTATTTGTCTGTGGAACGTCGTGACTTGGACAAAGCGGAAGAGATGAGTTATAAAACGGTGAAAGCCGAACCTAATAATTCGACCTATCTTGATACTTATGCATGGATTCTTTTTGAAAAGGGAAACTATGCTGAAGCCCGTATCTATATTGATAATGCGATGAAAAACGATGGTGAGAAAAGTGATGTGGTTGTGGAGCATTGCGGGGATATTTATTTTATGACTGGAGATGTGGAAGGTGCGTTGAAGTACTGGGAGAAAGCACAGGAAATGGGTAGTGAGTCGAAACTGTTGAAACAAAAAATAGAAAAGAAGAAATATATTGCGGAATGA
- the dut gene encoding dUTP diphosphatase has protein sequence MNIQVVNKSKHPLPAYATELSAGMDIRANLSEPITLEPLQRCLVPTGLYIALPKGFEAQIRPRSGLAIKKGITVLNSPGTVDADYRGEICIILVNLSSEAFVIEDGERIAQMVIAKHEQPAWQEVEVLDETERGAGGFGHTGV, from the coding sequence ATGAATATTCAAGTTGTCAATAAATCGAAGCATCCGCTTCCGGCCTATGCCACTGAATTATCCGCAGGAATGGATATCCGTGCTAATCTTTCTGAACCTATCACACTGGAACCGTTGCAACGTTGTCTGGTACCGACAGGATTATATATCGCCTTGCCGAAGGGTTTTGAAGCTCAAATTCGTCCACGTAGCGGATTGGCGATAAAGAAAGGTATTACAGTGCTCAATTCTCCGGGTACGGTTGATGCGGACTATCGTGGAGAGATTTGTATCATTTTAGTCAATCTCTCATCTGAAGCATTTGTGATTGAAGATGGTGAACGTATTGCGCAGATGGTAATAGCGAAGCACGAACAGCCTGCATGGCAGGAAGTGGAAGTGCTGGATGAAACAGAACGGGGAGCTGGTGGTTTCGGACATACCGGAGTATGA
- a CDS encoding arylsulfatase encodes MNSKAFLLPAALIITGNTAANAKGKKSDQRPNILIILADDLGYSDLGCYGSEIHTPNLDKLAKQGVRFNHFYNTSRSCPTRASLLTGLYQHQAGIGRMTFDDHLPGYRGTLSRNAVTIAEVLKESGYATSMVGKWHIAETPLRKDQREWLAHHVYHETYSDLCHYPVNRGFDTHYGTIYGVVDYFDPFSLVEGEVPVKEVPDGYYITQALSDRAVKEVKEYAENDKPFFMYLAYTAPHWPLHALPEDIEKYKDTYKVGWEAIRNARYERQKQLGIFSGMDNFLSDRQFKDKWENNPHAEWDARAMAVHAAMIDRMDQGIGQVIDALEKTGQLENTLILFLSDNGCSNENCQNYSPGENDRPDMTRKGEKMVYPHNKEVLPGPETTYASLGARWANVANTPFRFWKAKSYEGGICTPMIAHWPKGIKKNIGKMTPEIGHVMDIMATCIDIAGATYPTQYKGHDILPLEGKSLVPIFKNGHREGHDYLGFEHYNERAFLSKDGWKLVRPGENAQWELYNLNEDRSEMYNQATQYPEKVAEMTKAYEAWAKRCMVEPYPGQKKK; translated from the coding sequence ATGAATTCTAAAGCTTTTCTTCTGCCGGCAGCACTGATAATAACCGGCAACACTGCTGCAAATGCCAAAGGGAAAAAATCCGATCAAAGACCTAATATCCTGATAATTCTTGCAGATGACCTTGGCTATTCCGACCTGGGATGCTACGGTAGTGAAATTCACACACCCAATCTGGACAAACTGGCAAAACAAGGAGTCCGTTTCAATCATTTCTATAACACTAGCCGTAGTTGTCCGACGCGTGCTTCCCTGCTGACAGGACTTTATCAACACCAGGCGGGAATCGGACGTATGACTTTCGATGACCATCTGCCCGGATACCGAGGTACACTGTCACGAAATGCAGTTACCATTGCCGAAGTATTGAAAGAATCAGGATACGCAACCAGCATGGTAGGTAAATGGCACATCGCAGAAACTCCGCTACGCAAAGACCAACGTGAATGGCTCGCACATCACGTATATCACGAAACATATTCCGACCTCTGTCATTATCCTGTAAACCGTGGATTTGACACTCACTACGGAACAATCTACGGAGTGGTGGACTATTTTGATCCATTTAGCTTGGTAGAAGGAGAAGTTCCCGTAAAAGAAGTACCCGATGGATACTATATCACACAGGCACTTTCAGATCGTGCTGTGAAAGAAGTGAAAGAGTATGCGGAAAACGATAAACCATTCTTTATGTATTTGGCCTACACAGCACCACACTGGCCATTGCATGCACTGCCTGAAGATATTGAAAAATATAAGGATACCTATAAAGTAGGCTGGGAAGCTATCCGTAATGCCCGTTACGAACGTCAGAAACAACTAGGCATATTCTCTGGTATGGATAATTTCTTGTCTGACAGACAGTTCAAAGATAAATGGGAGAACAACCCGCATGCGGAATGGGATGCACGCGCCATGGCTGTTCATGCAGCGATGATCGACCGTATGGACCAAGGAATAGGACAAGTTATCGATGCCCTAGAAAAGACCGGACAACTTGAAAACACGCTGATTCTATTCCTTTCCGACAACGGATGCAGCAATGAAAATTGTCAGAATTACTCTCCAGGAGAAAATGACCGACCTGATATGACACGTAAAGGAGAGAAAATGGTTTATCCTCATAACAAAGAAGTACTGCCCGGACCGGAAACAACTTATGCATCACTGGGAGCACGCTGGGCGAATGTAGCCAATACACCGTTCCGCTTCTGGAAAGCAAAATCCTATGAAGGAGGAATCTGTACTCCGATGATTGCTCACTGGCCGAAAGGAATCAAGAAAAACATAGGAAAGATGACGCCCGAAATCGGACATGTAATGGACATCATGGCTACTTGTATCGATATAGCAGGAGCTACTTATCCTACCCAATATAAAGGACATGATATCCTCCCATTGGAAGGGAAGAGCCTGGTTCCTATTTTCAAGAACGGACATCGCGAAGGACACGACTACCTAGGATTCGAACACTACAACGAACGTGCATTCCTTTCTAAGGACGGTTGGAAACTGGTTCGTCCGGGGGAAAATGCACAATGGGAGCTATACAATCTGAATGAAGACCGGAGCGAAATGTATAATCAGGCAACACAATACCCTGAAAAAGTAGCCGAAATGACAAAGGCTTACGAAGCATGGGCTAAACGCTGTATGGTAGAGCCTTATCCGGGGCAGAAAAAGAAATAA